The Flavobacteriales bacterium sequence GTTATATACCCCGTCCTCGTTCTCGTCAAAGAACACCATGCCTGTAACATCATATAAGCAGGAGCCTATATTGCAATCTGCTGCTGGGTCATAATTGGTCGCGGTGCTATCTGGACAGCCGCAAATCGAGTAACAGCAAGACAAGTCATCGGCATAGGCAGAAGGGTCGAAGTTGCATGCAGCCGGATCAGTGCATCCTTCTCCTGATCGATTTTCCAAGGTTCTGATCGTGTAGTCACCGACTACTACTATATCCAGGTCGGAGTCATTATCCAGATCACCTACTTCCACATCCAATGGCCAATCAGTAGCTGCAGGAGGGCTCATGATGACGATCGGATCCGGGTCGAAGAAGTAGCCTTGGTTCTTCAGCCAAGAAACTGTCTGGTTCTCTCGAGTCACATACAAAACGTCCAAATCTCCATCACCATCCATATCATTGAATCGGATGAAGAATGGCGAGAGCGCTTGCTCGGTAAGGATGTGATAGGTGAATTCCAGTTCTCCGAGATTCTCTACCAGTACGATCTTTCCATCTCCATAGCCTGCAATGAGGATGTCCGTATCTCCATCCTCATCCCAATCAGCGATATCGATCGCCCTGATATTATTAATTGGCGGGAGGTCTATCCATAAAGTCTCATTGTTGTTCGAACCAGGGCCGAAAGGTTCATCCGTGCCGTTGTTGAAAATGATGTTGGTGCCATTGCAGATGATATCCAACAGCCCATCTCCATCCATATCGGCAGTGAGTGTGTGTCGATTATTATAACAGAGGTAGATACCCCAGGTATCGGAAAAGATACCTGTACCGTCATTGCGTTTCCAATTGGCCCGATAATCCAGCTGGGAGAACAAGAGGTCTTCATCTCCATCGTTGTCCAGGTCCGCATTGTAGAAATGTCTGACCTCATCACCTTCTAAGGATTCAGTACCGTACTGTGCTTCGTAGCTGAAATTACCTTCTCCATCATTCGTATGAACGATGATCTGGGATCCTACGTAGTCGAAATCAGGTGATCCGGTATTTCCGGCTCTGGAGGAAATGACATCCATATCTCCATCTGCATCGACATCCATGGCATGGACTGCTATTGCTCTTCCAATCTGATTGATAGGTTCATAATCTACAGGTGGTAACTCATGCTCTACCAAGTATCGTCCATTCCCATCGTTCTCATACCAGAACACATCTATATGCCTTTCAGCAGCTGCTAGGATATCGAGGTCGCCATCACCATCCAGATCGGCTAGATCTATTTCTGCGAAAGACTTGGCTTTGGTGCTGGGTATCAATTCTTCAGAACCGAGTTGCCCCGAACCGAGATTCTCGTATTTGATCACAGAATTATCATCTAAGGACAGAGGAAGAGGAGCTCCAGCCAGACCAGAGCTGCTGGCCAAGAAATCCGGATCTCCATCGTTATCCATGTCGCAGAAATCAAGACCGAGTACATACGGTCGGTCACACGGAATGGGTAAGGGTTCTGAGAATAAGCCCGAGCCCAAATTCTCGATCATGAAAATGGTAGAAGGAAGCTCATATTCAGCGGTATCGGCATAGGGGACATAGGATGTGAAGAATATATCCTTATCTCCATCTTGGTCAAGATCATTCAGTTCCCAAGTGATGAAATTCTGATAGAGTTCGGTCAATTCCTGTGGGGGTCCATAGCTAGTCGAATCCAGAGCGGGCAACCAGACCATTTTGAAGCCCGAGACCCCGATATTCTCGAAGGCCACTATGTCAGTGAGTCCATCCAGATCCATATCTGCACCACGCGCTCGGAAATATTCGCCTGCAATGACTGTGGGCCAATCAAATAGGCCGATTCCATTGTTCGGATAGATAGAAACGAAATCATCGGCCACGTGGGTGGTCACTATATCCAGATCGCCATCATCATCCATATCCACCAACCTCATGAAGCCCGCACCATCGGATGTATAGTCCACTACATTATCCACCCCGAAATGACCGGTGCCATCATTTCGCCACCAGATCACACGATCCCAGTCGCGCCTTGTGGAGGCGATGTCCAAGTCCCCATCACCATCCATATCCCCGATGTCGAAATTATCCTCTGTGGAATCACCATAGAACTCACTCGCGTTGGATGGATTCTCTGCCACCAGTATGGGGTCTGAGAAACTACCATCCCCTTGATTGAGGTGGAGCATGATGCGCTGAAGCTCATAATGTGATGTGACCAGATCGGTCATGCCATCTCCATTGAAGTCTCCTGTTCGTAGGTCGTTCACTGCGTCATCAAAGACTAACGATTGGGCGTATTCATAGCTATCACCCGAACCATCATTTATAAATAATGCGAGGGTTCTCGTTGCATTATTTACGACCAAGATGTCTTGATAGCCGTCCTGATCGGCATCGAGACAAGCTACATCTCTTCCATTGTAGACTTGTGGAGTGACGATGTATGGGGAGTCATATTGCGCATAGAGCCCTGAAGTAAAGAGGACAAAACCCAGGAGAAGAGAGAGGTAGCTAGGACGGAGGTTCATACGCATACCAAAACTAAGGAGAAACAGGGTACATGGCCTGATTGGAGATAGGAGTCTGATATTTTTAATCTCGGGGATTTCAACGACCTTATAATCCGCTCATAGCCACTCATGAGATCCTTGACATATTCCGACTCCAGTGGATAAAACCATTTCATTCTCCGTGCCTTAATCCTACCTTCGCGGCATGATGGAAAACGTTATGACCAAGAAGATCCACAACTACAGTGCGGGGCCTTGTATCCTGCCTAGAACGGTGATGGAACAGGCAGCTCGATCCTGTGTCGATTTCAATGGTACAGGACTTAGTATTCTGGAGATGTCTCACCGCAGCAAGGAATATGTCGCAGTCATGGAAGAGGCGCGCCAAAGTGCCTTGGGAGTATTGAATGTACCTGCTGGGTATACCGCACTCTATCTACAAGGAGGTGCGAGCTTGGGATTCTTGATCACCGCCTTGAATCTCATGAAAGCCGAGGGTGGAAAAGCAGCGTATGTCAACACAGGCACTTGGAGTAGCAAGGCCATCAAGGAGGCCAAGAGAGTAGGCGATGCTCAAGTGATAGCGTCCAGCGAGGATAAGAATCACTCATACATCCCGAAGGGATTCACCGTACCTTCTGATGCTGACTATCTGCACATCACTACCAACAATACCATCTTCGGTACGCAGTACCATCAGATACCGGAATCACATATTCCACTCGTGGCCGATATGAGCTCGGATATCTTCTCCAAAGAGATAGATGCCTCCAAATTCGACATCATCTATGCTGGCGCGCAAAAGAATCTGGGACCTGCTGGAGCAACGCTCTATATAGTCAAGGAAGAGATTCTCGGTCAGACAGGACGGGAAATACCTTCGATGCTGGATCTACAGGTGCACATAGGCAAGGACAGTATGTTCAATACACCTCCAGCTTTTGCCGTGTATGTGGCCATGCTCAACTTGAGATGGCTCAAGGAATTCGGAGGGGTGAAGGCCATTCAAGAACGCAATGAGGCCAAATCTGCACTACTCTACGGAGAGATAGACCGCAATCCACTCTTTCAAGGTGTGGCCGAAGTCACAGACCGTTCACATATGAATGCCACCTTCACTCTCACCGATGAGTCTTTGACCGACCGATGGAACAGCCTCTGGAACGAGGCCGGCATCAGTGGGATCAAAGGGCATCGCTCCGTAGGTGGATATCGCGCAAGCATGTACAACGCACTTCCGCTGGAGTCTGTACAGGTATTGGTGGATTGTATGCAAGAATTGGAGAAAGGGGCTTGAATCCCCATGAATCCGAACTCTTGAATCTTGAATTATAGCTCTTGAATCGATTATGAAGATCCTTGCTAATGACGGCATATCAGCCGTTGGAAAAGAAAAACTAGAGGCCCATGGCTTCACCGTGGTCACTGATAAGGTGGATCAGAATGCTCTTGCTGATACCATTAACAATGAAGGCTATGTAGCCTTATTGGTCCGCTCAGCTACCACAGCCAGAAAAGAATTGATCGATGCTTGTCCAGGCCTCAAATTCATCGGCAGGGGCGGTGTGGGAATGGACAATATCGATGTGGATTACGCCCGAGAGAAAGGGCTCAAGGTCCAAAATACCCCTGCTGCATCATCTGATTCGGTAGGAGAACTGGTCATGGGGCATCTCTACAGCTGTGCACGACACCTGCACGATAGTAATCGTCAGATGCCTGAAAGTGGCAACACTGAGTTCAAGGTCTTGAAGAAGAAATATGCCAAAGGAGTGGAACTGGCGGGCAAAACACTGGGAGTGGTCGGCATTGGTCGTATAGGCCAAGCTACTGCTAAACGCGCCATTGGAGTAGGGATGCGGGTCATCGTCACTGACCCCTATGCACAAGTCTCTGAGATAAGCCTCCACATCCATGGAGTAGGAGAAGTGAAGGCTCCGGTAGAGCAAGTGGAGATGGATGAGCTGCTCGCGCAGAGTGACTTCATCACCCTACATGTCCCTAAGCAGGACGATGGATCGGCCGTGATCGGAGCTGACGAGATCAAGAAGATGAAAGATGGGGCTTCTATCGTCAATGCCGCCCGCGGTGGAGTAGTGGATGAAGATGCGCTCATGGCAGCTTTGGATGCAGGTAAATTGCGCTATGCTGCGCTGGATGTATTTGAGAACGAGCCTACACCACGCGAGGATGTACTGAAGCATAAGAAGATCGCTCTCACACCGCATATCGGAGCTGCTACCGGAGAAGCACAGGATCGTATCGGTCTGGAATTGGCCGATCATCTGATCCAATATTTCAAAGGCTGATATGCCGCTGGTCAGACCATTCCGCGCTATTAGACCCGCACCGGATAAGGTGCATCTGGTAGTGTCCAGGTCCTACATCAGCTATGACCACGAGGCCCTTACCCACAAGCTATCCAGCAATCTATATTCCTTCATACATGTGATCAATCCCGACCATGGGATGGAGGATGCCGCCCGTCCAGGCTCTAAGAAGTACTTCAAGAAAGTACGGGAGAAATACCTGGAATTCTATGGCCAAGGCTATTTCATACAAGATGAGCGTCCTGCGTTCTACATCTACCGGCAGCACTATGAGAATCAAGGCCGCGCATTTACAGGGCTTATCTGTGCTACCTCTAGCCAAGATTATGTGGATGGAAAGATCAAGAAACACGAGCTGACCCTTTCCAAGAGGGAGAAGATGTTCACCAAGTATCTGAACATCACGGGGATAAATGCCGAACCGGTATTACTCACCTATCGGGATAGGAAGGATGTAGAAGTCATTATGGATGAGGTCAAGAAAGATCCTCCCCTCTATGATTTCACCACGACAGACATGGTGCGTCATAGTCTATGGCGCGTAGATGATGAGCAGAATGTGATCGCCTTACGGAATGCCTTTGAAGAGATGCAATCCTTTTACATAGCAGATGGACACCATCGCTGTGCCTCATCAGCCCGCTTGACCGAGCAGGTCAATGGCGGCACATATGGCACCGAAGCACCTCATGATTTCTTCATGTCCTATCTCGTACCTGCTTCACAGATGCATATAGAGGCATTTCATCGCGTATTGAGACTGGATGCAGAACTCGATAGAGAAGAAGTACTTGAAGGTCTGAGAGATTCCTTCCATGTCCAGCCATTGGATGAGGTAGAAATCCCAAACAAGCATGGAGAATTGTACATCTACATCAGCGGATGTCACTATCGACTGACAGCTAAAGAGATAGATGTCGAACTACTCGATGTCGAACTCTGTTCTCGAGCCATTCTCGAGCCACTTTTCGATATCACCGACCTCCGTAACGATAAACGCATTCATTTCTTGAGTGGAAATGAAGGCTTGGATGGGGTCCAAAGGACGTTACGAGATGAAACTGTAGACGTGCTCATTGCGCTCTATCCCACTCAGGTCAAGGAGATCTTCGATGTAGCAGATAGGGGAGAGACCATGCCTCCCAAGAGTACTTGGGTCGAACCCAAGCTGCGCAGTGCATTGACCATATACAGCTTGAAGAAGCACTGATCATGATCAAGGAGAATCTGAAAGCCATCCGAGAGAGCCTGCCTGATCATGTCACCTTAGTGGCGGTGTCCAAGACCAAACCGGTGGAAATGATCCGAGAAGCCTATGACGCAGGTCAACGTGATTTCGGTGAGAACCGACCACAAGAGATGCAGTCCAAGCACAAGGAATTGCCCGAAGACATCCGCTGGCATATGATCGGTCACCTGCAGACCAACAAGGTCAAATACATCATCGACTTCGTACATCTGATCCATGCCGTGGATAGTATCCGACTTTTGGAAGAGATCGAGAAAAGGGCAGCTAGGATAGGCCGGAAAGTAGATGTGCTACTTCAAGTACATATCGCACAGGAAGAGGCTAAATATGGTTTCGATGATAAGGAGTTGAAGGAGCTGATCTCCAGTGGGGAATTGACAGGTTTCGAGCATGTGAATGTCAGAGGACTGATGGGTATGGCCACCTTCACAGATGATATGCGTCAGGTAAGATCAGAGTTCAAAATGCTCAAGAAATTTCATGATTCTATACTTGAATTAGAAGATGATAAAAAACTGGATATGAATACTCTATCAATAGGTATGTCTGGTGATTTTGAAGTAGCGATCGAAGAAGGGAGTACTATGGTGAGAATAGGGAGTAGTATCTTCGGAGCAAGAAATTAGACACATGGCCGAAAAGAAATCAAAGACCCTCAAACAAGCCATCCTCGACCTATTTGACAAGGATGACTCCAAGGTGATGAAGGCCCTCAAGACCATTACCAAAAGTGGAACTGCCGATGAGATTCCGGCCCTCATGGATGTGTATGTAAAAGCTGAAGAAGGTCCCATTAAAGAGGAACTCACCAAAATGCTTTCCAGCATGAAATTAGAGGGAGGGGATGTGGCTCTTGTAGGCTTGCTGAGAGAGGAGCGATTCAAGGAACATCATCCTTTCATCTTGACCAGTATCTGGAACTCAGGGTACCAGCCGGTCGAGCACTTGGATGTCATTGTCAATGCCGGGCTGAGAGGCGACTACATGACCGCTTTCGAAGTCTTGACCATTCTTGAGAATCTCGAGCCCCCGTTCGATATGGATGTCATAGCCGTGGCCAGTCTCAATGTGGATGACTATCTCGAAGAAAAAGAGCAGGACGAGCGTACTCCGATCATCCTTCAGATCAAAGAGGTACTGGATCAGTATAAATCTGCAGTCAGCCCGACTTCTGCTGGCTGAACTTGTATTTCAAACAAATAGAAGGCTGGAAAGACTTAGGCTTCACCTGCCGGTCCACCGAAGTTCATCGGTAGATTGATATCCGGTTGAGCGGCTTCAGTGATGGTTCCATGTTGAGCCTCGAATCGCTTCACGTTATCATTCAGAGCACGCAAGAGACGCTTGGCATGCTGAGGCGTCAAGATGATACGTGACTTCACTTGGGCTTTGGGTACACCGGGCATGACACGTATATAATCCATCACGAATTCACTCTGAGAGTGCGTAATGATGCACAGATTGGAATAGACCCCTCCGGCCACTTCTTCACTCAATTCGATATTCAATTGTCCCTGCTTGGGTTTCTTCTCGTCTGCCATGTTCTAGATTTTGGGCAAAAGTAAACCTTGCGTACGAACCCGTGTGTTCATATCACATTCACTTCCCGCTCGAGAGTGATACCGTACTTCTCATGGACTGAGGCTATGATATCTTTAGATAATCGATAGAGTTTCTCTCCGGTGGCCTGTCCGCGATTCACCAAGACAAGGGCTTGTCTATCATGAACTCCATAACCCCCCAGATCCTTTCCTTTCCATCCTGCTTGCTCAATCAGCCACCCAGCAGCGACTTTCACGCCTTGTGGGGCGGGATAATTAGGAATGTCCGGATAGCGAGAACGGATTTCTTCGAAGCGCTCTGATTCGATGACCGGATTCTTGAAGAAAGAACCCGCATTGCCGATCTTCTGTGGATCAGGCAACTTGCTTCTGCGAATGTTGATCACCGCCTCACTGATACTTTGAATGCTGGGTGCTTTCCCAAGTCGTTCCAATTCAGCTTCGATGGCTCCGTAGCTCGTGTTGAGAGTGGAATTCTTGCTCAGACGCAATTCGAGTCGGGTAATGACATACTGACCTTTCAGGCTTCGCTTGAATACACTTTCCCGATATCCGAATCTGCATTCTTCCAGACCGAAACGATGTACTTCTCCTGTGGGGATATGTAGGGCTTCCAGACCATGGAATACATCCTTGATCTCCACGCCATAGGCACCGATATTCTGCATGGGAGCAGCTCCTACCGAACCCGGGATGAGACTCAGGTTCTCGATACCACCCAAACCATTTTCCACACAATAGCTCACCAGATCATGCCAGACCATTCCAGCACCGGCCCGAACGATATAGGTCTCGTCATTCCAAGGACTGATGTCGATACCCGGGATCTCATTTCGCAACACAAGGCCTGGGATATCCTTCGTCAAGAGGATATTGGACCCTCCACCTAGTATAAGAGAAGGCTCAGCGTGGCAGAGATCCAGACCCTCTACAAGTTCTTCTTCATTGCTGAATGAGGCAAATTGCTCAGCACGTACCTCGAGACCGAAAGTGTTGTAGGCCTTGAGCGATATGTTCTGCTGGAAGTCCATCTGCTGGCGAAGATGCACAAGCTTTTGGTGCATAAGATCAGCTCATGCGAGGCATTTCCACATAATAAAATGGAATATTCGGCATTGAATTCCGGTCCGCTACCACATGCCTCAACGCATCATCGTCTCAGTTACCAATGACCTGGTCACCGATCAACGGGTGAAGAAGACCTGTGCTTTTCTTCACCGAAATGGTTTCAAGGTTATTCTGGTCGGTAGGAAACTCGAAGGGAGCCTGCCCATCTCCAGACCCTATCGCACGCATCGCATGCGCTTGGCCTTTACCAAAGGACCTCTCTTTTATTTTGAGTACAACCTGAGGCTATTCTTTTTCCTCCTGAAGAATCGGGCAGATATACTCCTGGCCAACGATCTCGACACTTTGCTGGCCAATTATCTCGCCTTCAGATTCAGGAGAGGGAAGCGATTGGTCTACGACAGTCATGAGTACTTCACAGAAGTCCCAGAGTTGGAAGGGCGATGGGCGCGTAAGGTATGGTTGACGATAGAGTCATGGATCTTCCCCCAACTGGAAGAGGTCTATACGGTCAATCGGTCGATAGCAGATATCTATCAGAAGAAGTACAGGGTGGACGTCAAAGTGGTGCACAATTACCCGGATATC is a genomic window containing:
- a CDS encoding D-2-hydroxyacid dehydrogenase; the encoded protein is MKILANDGISAVGKEKLEAHGFTVVTDKVDQNALADTINNEGYVALLVRSATTARKELIDACPGLKFIGRGGVGMDNIDVDYAREKGLKVQNTPAASSDSVGELVMGHLYSCARHLHDSNRQMPESGNTEFKVLKKKYAKGVELAGKTLGVVGIGRIGQATAKRAIGVGMRVIVTDPYAQVSEISLHIHGVGEVKAPVEQVEMDELLAQSDFITLHVPKQDDGSAVIGADEIKKMKDGASIVNAARGGVVDEDALMAALDAGKLRYAALDVFENEPTPREDVLKHKKIALTPHIGAATGEAQDRIGLELADHLIQYFKG
- the serC gene encoding 3-phosphoserine/phosphohydroxythreonine transaminase, which gives rise to MTKKIHNYSAGPCILPRTVMEQAARSCVDFNGTGLSILEMSHRSKEYVAVMEEARQSALGVLNVPAGYTALYLQGGASLGFLITALNLMKAEGGKAAYVNTGTWSSKAIKEAKRVGDAQVIASSEDKNHSYIPKGFTVPSDADYLHITTNNTIFGTQYHQIPESHIPLVADMSSDIFSKEIDASKFDIIYAGAQKNLGPAGATLYIVKEEILGQTGREIPSMLDLQVHIGKDSMFNTPPAFAVYVAMLNLRWLKEFGGVKAIQERNEAKSALLYGEIDRNPLFQGVAEVTDRSHMNATFTLTDESLTDRWNSLWNEAGISGIKGHRSVGGYRASMYNALPLESVQVLVDCMQELEKGA
- a CDS encoding YggS family pyridoxal phosphate-dependent enzyme, with product MMIKENLKAIRESLPDHVTLVAVSKTKPVEMIREAYDAGQRDFGENRPQEMQSKHKELPEDIRWHMIGHLQTNKVKYIIDFVHLIHAVDSIRLLEEIEKRAARIGRKVDVLLQVHIAQEEAKYGFDDKELKELISSGELTGFEHVNVRGLMGMATFTDDMRQVRSEFKMLKKFHDSILELEDDKKLDMNTLSIGMSGDFEVAIEEGSTMVRIGSSIFGARN
- a CDS encoding VCBS repeat-containing protein is translated as MRMNLRPSYLSLLLGFVLFTSGLYAQYDSPYIVTPQVYNGRDVACLDADQDGYQDILVVNNATRTLALFINDGSGDSYEYAQSLVFDDAVNDLRTGDFNGDGMTDLVTSHYELQRIMLHLNQGDGSFSDPILVAENPSNASEFYGDSTEDNFDIGDMDGDGDLDIASTRRDWDRVIWWRNDGTGHFGVDNVVDYTSDGAGFMRLVDMDDDGDLDIVTTHVADDFVSIYPNNGIGLFDWPTVIAGEYFRARGADMDLDGLTDIVAFENIGVSGFKMVWLPALDSTSYGPPQELTELYQNFITWELNDLDQDGDKDIFFTSYVPYADTAEYELPSTIFMIENLGSGLFSEPLPIPCDRPYVLGLDFCDMDNDGDPDFLASSSGLAGAPLPLSLDDNSVIKYENLGSGQLGSEELIPSTKAKSFAEIDLADLDGDGDLDILAAAERHIDVFWYENDGNGRYLVEHELPPVDYEPINQIGRAIAVHAMDVDADGDMDVISSRAGNTGSPDFDYVGSQIIVHTNDGEGNFSYEAQYGTESLEGDEVRHFYNADLDNDGDEDLLFSQLDYRANWKRNDGTGIFSDTWGIYLCYNNRHTLTADMDGDGLLDIICNGTNIIFNNGTDEPFGPGSNNNETLWIDLPPINNIRAIDIADWDEDGDTDILIAGYGDGKIVLVENLGELEFTYHILTEQALSPFFIRFNDMDGDGDLDVLYVTRENQTVSWLKNQGYFFDPDPIVIMSPPAATDWPLDVEVGDLDNDSDLDIVVVGDYTIRTLENRSGEGCTDPAACNFDPSAYADDLSCCYSICGCPDSTATNYDPAADCNIGSCLYDVTGMVFFDENEDGVYN
- a CDS encoding DUF3467 domain-containing protein, whose product is MADEKKPKQGQLNIELSEEVAGGVYSNLCIITHSQSEFVMDYIRVMPGVPKAQVKSRIILTPQHAKRLLRALNDNVKRFEAQHGTITEAAQPDINLPMNFGGPAGEA
- a CDS encoding DUF1015 domain-containing protein, with product MPLVRPFRAIRPAPDKVHLVVSRSYISYDHEALTHKLSSNLYSFIHVINPDHGMEDAARPGSKKYFKKVREKYLEFYGQGYFIQDERPAFYIYRQHYENQGRAFTGLICATSSQDYVDGKIKKHELTLSKREKMFTKYLNITGINAEPVLLTYRDRKDVEVIMDEVKKDPPLYDFTTTDMVRHSLWRVDDEQNVIALRNAFEEMQSFYIADGHHRCASSARLTEQVNGGTYGTEAPHDFFMSYLVPASQMHIEAFHRVLRLDAELDREEVLEGLRDSFHVQPLDEVEIPNKHGELYIYISGCHYRLTAKEIDVELLDVELCSRAILEPLFDITDLRNDKRIHFLSGNEGLDGVQRTLRDETVDVLIALYPTQVKEIFDVADRGETMPPKSTWVEPKLRSALTIYSLKKH
- the murB gene encoding UDP-N-acetylmuramate dehydrogenase, which encodes MDFQQNISLKAYNTFGLEVRAEQFASFSNEEELVEGLDLCHAEPSLILGGGSNILLTKDIPGLVLRNEIPGIDISPWNDETYIVRAGAGMVWHDLVSYCVENGLGGIENLSLIPGSVGAAPMQNIGAYGVEIKDVFHGLEALHIPTGEVHRFGLEECRFGYRESVFKRSLKGQYVITRLELRLSKNSTLNTSYGAIEAELERLGKAPSIQSISEAVINIRRSKLPDPQKIGNAGSFFKNPVIESERFEEIRSRYPDIPNYPAPQGVKVAAGWLIEQAGWKGKDLGGYGVHDRQALVLVNRGQATGEKLYRLSKDIIASVHEKYGITLEREVNVI